A portion of the Malania oleifera isolate guangnan ecotype guangnan chromosome 3, ASM2987363v1, whole genome shotgun sequence genome contains these proteins:
- the LOC131151353 gene encoding B3 domain-containing protein At5g24050-like gives MEKKELRLLSAEDFVGFDIPTNPFEMLLAVARLASVVREKSLKRPAPFPCCVSDPSIASSSHQTQSSCRLETEQGWKKKQRRHQEQGEPSNRTALRQINPSSVHSNAIGMPYYLRNYISRISGTDMVLVIRKRLSETDVNPNHNRLSIPFRQARAEFLTAQEKQSLFERSHDGKKLKGMEVPMIVHPVLGEFVSVNLKRWDMKKGNGKTSSSYVLVSAWNKVVTDHMLRRDDEIQLWSFRRNRQLCFALFRF, from the coding sequence ATGGAGAAGAAGGAATTAAGGCTTCTCAGTGCTGAAGACTTTGTCGGCTTCGATATTCCGACGAACCCTTTTGAGATGCTTCTAGCGGTGGCCAGACTCGCGTCCGTCGTCCGCGAGAAGTCCCTCAAGCGACCTGCTCCCTTTCCTTGCTGTGTCAGTGATCCCAGTATTGCTTCCTCATCCCACCAGACGCAGAGCAGTTGTAGACTCGAAACAGAGCAAGGCTGGAAAAAGAAACAGAGGCGGCATCAAGAACAGGGTGAACCCAGCAACCGGACTGCCCTGCGTCAAATTAACCCTTCGTCTGTGCATTCAAATGCGATTGGGATGCCGTATTATTTGAGAAATTACATATCAAGAATCAGCGGCACCGACATGGTTCTGGTCATTCGGAAGAGGCTTTCCGAGACGGACGTTAATCCCAATCACAACCGCCTCTCCATACCCTTCCGGCAGGCGAGGGCGGAGTTCCTGACGGCACAAGAGAAGCAGAGTCTCTTCGAACGCTCCCACGACGGGAAGAAATTGAAGGGGATGGAGGTGCCGATGATTGTTCACCCGGTGCTGGGTGagtttgtgtctgtgaatttgaAGAGGTGGGATATGAAGAAGGGGAATGGGAAGACAAGCTCCTCCTACGTGCTGGTCTCCGCCTGGAATAAGGTTGTCACGGATCACATGCTTCGGAGAGATGACGAAATTCAGCTTTGGTCTTTTCGCCGCAATCGGCAACTCTGCTTTGCTTTGTTTAGGTTTTGA
- the LOC131151354 gene encoding secreted RxLR effector protein 161-like — MENIPYASAVGSLMYAYVCIRPDIAFVVGMLGRYQSNPEMDHWKATKKVMRYLQGKKDYMLTYKHVNNLEEVGYTDSDFARCQDSKKPTSGYVFMLAGGAISWKSTKQTIVASSTMEAEFIACFQATSQIPFLKT; from the exons ATGGAAAACATTCCTTATGCGTCTGCAGTTGGCAGTTTGATGTATGCATATGTCTGTATAAGACCAGACATAGCATTTGTAGTAGGAATGCTTGGCAGATATCAAAGTAATCCTGAAATGGATCATTGGAAAGCTACCAAAAAGGTTATGAGATACTTACAAGGAAAAAAGGATTACATGCTTACTTATAAGCATGTAAACAATCTAGAAGAGGTTGGATATACAGATTCGGATTTTGCCAGATGTCAAGATTCAAAGAAACCCACTTCAGGATATGTCTTCATGCTAGCAGGTGGTGCTATATCTTGGAAGAGCACCAAACAGACAATAGTTGCATCGTCTACTATGGAGGCAGAGTTTATAGCATGCTTTCAAGCAACTTCACAG ATTCCTTTCTTGAAGACTTGA